The Symphalangus syndactylus isolate Jambi chromosome 3, NHGRI_mSymSyn1-v2.1_pri, whole genome shotgun sequence genome has a segment encoding these proteins:
- the SDHD gene encoding succinate dehydrogenase [ubiquinone] cytochrome b small subunit, mitochondrial isoform X3, translating to MAVLWRLSAVCGAQGGRAGTKAASLHWTSERVVSVLLLGLLPAAYLNPCSAMDYSLAATLTLHGHWGLGQVVTDYVHGDASQKAAKAGLLALSALTFAGLCYFNYHDVGICKAVAMLWKL from the exons ATGGCggttctctggaggctgagtgccGTTTGCGGTGCCCaaggaggccgag CTGGCACCAAGGCTGCATCTCTCCACTGGACTAGCGAGAGGGTTGTCAGTGTTTTGCTCCTGGGTCTGCTTCCGGCTGCTTATTTGAATCCTTGCTCTGCGATGGACTATTCCCTGGCTGCAACCCTCACTCTTCATGGTCACTG gggCCTTGGACAAGTTGTTACTGACTATGTTCATGGGGATGCCTCGCAGAAAGCTGCCAAGGCAGGGCTTTTGGCACTTTCAGCTTTAACCTTTGCTGGGCTTTGCTATTTCAACTATCATGATGTAGGCATCTGTAAAGCTGTTGCCATGCTGTGGAAGCTCTGA
- the TIMM8B gene encoding mitochondrial import inner membrane translocase subunit Tim8 B — MRKHGCRKVASLRRTMAELGEADEAELQRLVAAEQQKAQFTAQVHHFMELCWDKCVEKPGNRLDSRTENCLSSCVDRFIDTTLAITSRFAQIVQKGGQ, encoded by the exons ATGCGCAAACACGGTTGTCGGAAGGTGGCGAGCCTGAGGCGAACAATGGCGGAGTTGGGTGAAGCCGATGAAGCGGAGTTGCAGCGTCTGGTGGCAGCCGAGCAGCAGAAGGCGCAGTTTACTGCACAG gtGCATCACTTCATGGAGTTATGTTGGGATAAATGTGTGGAGAAGCCAGGGAATCGCCTAGACTCTCGCACTGAAAATTGTCTCTCCAGCTGTGTAGACCGCTTCATTGACACCACTCTTGCCATCACCAGTCGGTTTGCCCAGATTGTACAGAAAGGAGGGCAGTAG
- the NKAPD1 gene encoding uncharacterized protein NKAPD1 isoform X2, whose amino-acid sequence MSRIPLGKVLLRNVIRHTDAHNKIQEESDMWKIRELEKQMEDAYRGTKRKMLPSSSSRMRSDGFDEESQRDYWRPKNEISGTLEDDFLKAKSWNKKFYDYEANMPDRWGHSGYKELYPEEFETDSDQQDITNGKKTSPQVKSSTHESRKHKKSKKSHKKKQKKRSHKKQKKSKKEATDITADSSSEFSEETGASGTRKRKQPHKRKKKSRKKSLKKPALFLEAESNTSHSDDSASSSSEESEERDTKKTKRKKREKKVHTSVANNEIQERTNKRTNWKVATDERSAESSEDD is encoded by the exons ATGTCCCGGATTCCACTGGGGAAAGTCCTCCTGAGGAATGTCATCCGGCACACAGATGCTCACAATAAG attCAGGAGGAATCAGATATGTGGAAAATAAGAGAACTGGAAAAACAGATGGAAGATGCTTACCGGGGGACCAAAAGGAAAATGCTACCCAGCAGTTCAAG CCGGATGCGCAGTGATGGTTTTGATGAAGAAAGTCAAAGAGACTATTGGAGGCCAAAGAATGAAATTTCTGGGACACTGGAAGATGATTTTCTTAAGGCTAAATCCTGGAACAAAAAGTTCTATGATTATGAAGCAAACATGCCAGACAG ATGGGGTCACAGTGGTTATAAAGAGCTATACCCTGAAGAATTTGAAACAGACAG TGATCAGCAAGATATTACCAACGGGAAGAAAACATCTCCCCAGGTAAAGTCATCTACCCATGAGTCCCGCAAACACAAGAAGTCAAAGAAATCCcacaaaaaaaagcagaaaaaaaggtcacacaaaaaacagaagaaaagcaaaaaggaagCCACAGATATAACAGCAGATTCCTCGAGTGAGTTCTCAGAAGAAACTGGGGCTTCTGGTACAAGGAAAAGGAAACAACCACATAAACGCAAGAAAAAATCCAGGAAAAAGTCTCTCAAAAAACCTGCTTTATTCTTAGAGGCAGAAAGTAACACTTCACATTCAGATGATTCAGCATCCAGCAGTTCTGAGGAAAGTGAGGAAAGAGACACTaagaaaaccaaaaggaaaaagagagagaaaaaagtccATACCTCTGTAGCCAACAATGAAATACAGGAGAGGACAAACAAACGCACCAATTGGAAAGTAGCTACAGATGAAAGGTCTGCTGAGAGCTCCGAGGATGACTAA
- the PIH1D2 gene encoding PIH1 domain-containing protein 2, with protein METSSKGLLTQVTQFWNLLDDLAESDPEGYEKFIQQQLKEGKQLCAAPEPQLCLQTRILKPKEKILFINLCQWTRIPAPQSTTHPVPLTVGKPEDTTETSDAYTVIDVAYNPDVLQAAEKDQVKKNQLIQMAMKCIEEKFQFTLSQSYHITKFRIKGSIQRMKQNLMGIQTDSIDLREKMRRELTLGQIRSSTMSNPDHFPRLLLPKDQVSGKAVCLIEEISSTEIQVEMKMPAYELKIVHDHNEKPLKIELKVELPGINSVSLCDLSVSEDDLLIEVSEKYRLHLNLPKLIDTEMTTAKFIKEKSTLIITMPLV; from the exons ATGGAGACATCCTCAAAGGGTCTGCTTACCCAAGTTACTCAATTTTGGAACCTCCTAGATGATCTAGCTGAAAGTGACCCTGAGGGCTATGAGAAGTTTATTCAGCAGCAGCTGAAAGAAGGGAAACAGCTCTGTGCTGCCCCAGAACCACAGCTTTGTCTACAGACCAGGATTTTG aaaccaaaagaaaaaatactttttatcaaCCTGTGTCAGTGGACAAGGATCCCAGCTCCCCAGTCAACCACTCATCCAGTACCTCTAACTGTTGGCAAACCAGAAGATACAACTGAGACATCAG ATGCTTACACAGTCATTGATGTTGCCTACAATCCTGATGTTCTTCAGGCAGCAGAAAAGGaccaagtgaaaaaaaatcagttaattcaGATGGCCATGAAATGCATTGAGGAGAAATTCCAGTTCACCCTCTCACAATCTTACCATATTACCAAATTTAGAATAAAAGGAAGCATtcaaagaatgaaacaaaatctGATGGGAATCCAAACTGATTCCAtagatttaagagaaaaaatgagaaggG AACTAACTCTTGGACAGATACGAAGCAGTACTATGAGCAATCCAGATCACTTTCCTCGACTGTTACTGCCAAAAGACCAAGTTTCAGGCAAAGCAGTGTGTCTGATAGAAGAGATTTCCAGTACTGAAATCCAGGTGGAGATGAAGATGCCAGCCTATGAACTAAAAATTGTGCATGATCACAATGAGAAACCTCTGAAAATTGAGTTGAAAGTTGAATTACCTGGTAttaattctgtctctctctgtgaccTTAGTGTTTCTGAG GATGATTTATTGATTGAAGTATCTGAGAAGTACAGATTACATCTGAATCTTCCAAAACTTATTGATACTGAAATGACCACAGCAAAATTTATCAAAGAAAAATCCACGCTAATCATCACAATGCCTTTGGTGTAA
- the NKAPD1 gene encoding uncharacterized protein NKAPD1 isoform X1 codes for MSRIPLGKVLLRNVIRHTDAHNKIQEESDMWKIRELEKQMEDAYRGTKRKMLPSSSSRMRSDGFDEESQRDYWRPKNEISGTLEDDFLKAKSWNKKFYDYEANMPDRWGHSGYKELYPEEFETDSSDQQDITNGKKTSPQVKSSTHESRKHKKSKKSHKKKQKKRSHKKQKKSKKEATDITADSSSEFSEETGASGTRKRKQPHKRKKKSRKKSLKKPALFLEAESNTSHSDDSASSSSEESEERDTKKTKRKKREKKVHTSVANNEIQERTNKRTNWKVATDERSAESSEDD; via the exons ATGTCCCGGATTCCACTGGGGAAAGTCCTCCTGAGGAATGTCATCCGGCACACAGATGCTCACAATAAG attCAGGAGGAATCAGATATGTGGAAAATAAGAGAACTGGAAAAACAGATGGAAGATGCTTACCGGGGGACCAAAAGGAAAATGCTACCCAGCAGTTCAAG CCGGATGCGCAGTGATGGTTTTGATGAAGAAAGTCAAAGAGACTATTGGAGGCCAAAGAATGAAATTTCTGGGACACTGGAAGATGATTTTCTTAAGGCTAAATCCTGGAACAAAAAGTTCTATGATTATGAAGCAAACATGCCAGACAG ATGGGGTCACAGTGGTTATAAAGAGCTATACCCTGAAGAATTTGAAACAGACAG taGTGATCAGCAAGATATTACCAACGGGAAGAAAACATCTCCCCAGGTAAAGTCATCTACCCATGAGTCCCGCAAACACAAGAAGTCAAAGAAATCCcacaaaaaaaagcagaaaaaaaggtcacacaaaaaacagaagaaaagcaaaaaggaagCCACAGATATAACAGCAGATTCCTCGAGTGAGTTCTCAGAAGAAACTGGGGCTTCTGGTACAAGGAAAAGGAAACAACCACATAAACGCAAGAAAAAATCCAGGAAAAAGTCTCTCAAAAAACCTGCTTTATTCTTAGAGGCAGAAAGTAACACTTCACATTCAGATGATTCAGCATCCAGCAGTTCTGAGGAAAGTGAGGAAAGAGACACTaagaaaaccaaaaggaaaaagagagagaaaaaagtccATACCTCTGTAGCCAACAATGAAATACAGGAGAGGACAAACAAACGCACCAATTGGAAAGTAGCTACAGATGAAAGGTCTGCTGAGAGCTCCGAGGATGACTAA
- the NKAPD1 gene encoding uncharacterized protein NKAPD1 isoform X3, whose translation MWKIRELEKQMEDAYRGTKRKMLPSSSSRMRSDGFDEESQRDYWRPKNEISGTLEDDFLKAKSWNKKFYDYEANMPDRWGHSGYKELYPEEFETDSSDQQDITNGKKTSPQVKSSTHESRKHKKSKKSHKKKQKKRSHKKQKKSKKEATDITADSSSEFSEETGASGTRKRKQPHKRKKKSRKKSLKKPALFLEAESNTSHSDDSASSSSEESEERDTKKTKRKKREKKVHTSVANNEIQERTNKRTNWKVATDERSAESSEDD comes from the exons ATGTGGAAAATAAGAGAACTGGAAAAACAGATGGAAGATGCTTACCGGGGGACCAAAAGGAAAATGCTACCCAGCAGTTCAAG CCGGATGCGCAGTGATGGTTTTGATGAAGAAAGTCAAAGAGACTATTGGAGGCCAAAGAATGAAATTTCTGGGACACTGGAAGATGATTTTCTTAAGGCTAAATCCTGGAACAAAAAGTTCTATGATTATGAAGCAAACATGCCAGACAG ATGGGGTCACAGTGGTTATAAAGAGCTATACCCTGAAGAATTTGAAACAGACAG taGTGATCAGCAAGATATTACCAACGGGAAGAAAACATCTCCCCAGGTAAAGTCATCTACCCATGAGTCCCGCAAACACAAGAAGTCAAAGAAATCCcacaaaaaaaagcagaaaaaaaggtcacacaaaaaacagaagaaaagcaaaaaggaagCCACAGATATAACAGCAGATTCCTCGAGTGAGTTCTCAGAAGAAACTGGGGCTTCTGGTACAAGGAAAAGGAAACAACCACATAAACGCAAGAAAAAATCCAGGAAAAAGTCTCTCAAAAAACCTGCTTTATTCTTAGAGGCAGAAAGTAACACTTCACATTCAGATGATTCAGCATCCAGCAGTTCTGAGGAAAGTGAGGAAAGAGACACTaagaaaaccaaaaggaaaaagagagagaaaaaagtccATACCTCTGTAGCCAACAATGAAATACAGGAGAGGACAAACAAACGCACCAATTGGAAAGTAGCTACAGATGAAAGGTCTGCTGAGAGCTCCGAGGATGACTAA
- the SDHD gene encoding succinate dehydrogenase [ubiquinone] cytochrome b small subunit, mitochondrial isoform X1 translates to MAVLWRLSAVCGAQGGRALLLRTPVVRPAHVSAFLQDRPIPEWCGVQHIHLSPSHHSGTKAASLHWTSERVVSVLLLGLLPAAYLNPCSAMDYSLAATLTLHGHWGLGQVVTDYVHGDASQKAAKAGLLALSALTFAGLCYFNYHDVGICKAVAMLWKL, encoded by the exons ATGGCggttctctggaggctgagtgccGTTTGCGGTGCCCaaggaggccgag CTCTGTTGCTGCGAACCCCAGTGGTCAGACCTGCACATGTCTCAGCATTTCTTCAGGACCGACCTATCCcagaatggtgtggagtgcagcACATACACTTGTCACCGAGCCACCATT CTGGCACCAAGGCTGCATCTCTCCACTGGACTAGCGAGAGGGTTGTCAGTGTTTTGCTCCTGGGTCTGCTTCCGGCTGCTTATTTGAATCCTTGCTCTGCGATGGACTATTCCCTGGCTGCAACCCTCACTCTTCATGGTCACTG gggCCTTGGACAAGTTGTTACTGACTATGTTCATGGGGATGCCTCGCAGAAAGCTGCCAAGGCAGGGCTTTTGGCACTTTCAGCTTTAACCTTTGCTGGGCTTTGCTATTTCAACTATCATGATGTAGGCATCTGTAAAGCTGTTGCCATGCTGTGGAAGCTCTGA
- the SDHD gene encoding succinate dehydrogenase [ubiquinone] cytochrome b small subunit, mitochondrial isoform X4 — MAVLWRLSAVCGAQGGRALLLRTPVVRPAHVSAFLQDRPIPEWCGVQHIHLSPSHHWALDKLLLTMFMGMPRRKLPRQGFWHFQL; from the exons ATGGCggttctctggaggctgagtgccGTTTGCGGTGCCCaaggaggccgag CTCTGTTGCTGCGAACCCCAGTGGTCAGACCTGCACATGTCTCAGCATTTCTTCAGGACCGACCTATCCcagaatggtgtggagtgcagcACATACACTTGTCACCGAGCCACCATT gggCCTTGGACAAGTTGTTACTGACTATGTTCATGGGGATGCCTCGCAGAAAGCTGCCAAGGCAGGGCTTTTGGCACTTTCAGCTTTAA
- the SDHD gene encoding succinate dehydrogenase [ubiquinone] cytochrome b small subunit, mitochondrial isoform X2, producing MAVLWRLSAVCGAQGGRALLLRTPVVRPAHVSAFLQDRPIPEWCGVQHIHLSPSHHSGTKAASLHWTSERVVSVLLLGLLPAAYLNPCSAMDYSLAATLTLHGHWLECNGAGVQWYDLGLARSRLTATFASRVQAILLPQPP from the exons ATGGCggttctctggaggctgagtgccGTTTGCGGTGCCCaaggaggccgag CTCTGTTGCTGCGAACCCCAGTGGTCAGACCTGCACATGTCTCAGCATTTCTTCAGGACCGACCTATCCcagaatggtgtggagtgcagcACATACACTTGTCACCGAGCCACCATT CTGGCACCAAGGCTGCATCTCTCCACTGGACTAGCGAGAGGGTTGTCAGTGTTTTGCTCCTGGGTCTGCTTCCGGCTGCTTATTTGAATCCTTGCTCTGCGATGGACTATTCCCTGGCTGCAACCCTCACTCTTCATGGTCACTG gctggagtgcaatggt gctggagtgcaatggtacgatcttggcttggcacgatctcggcttactgcaaccttcgcctctcgggttcaagcgattctcctgcctcagcctccctag